In the Lates calcarifer isolate ASB-BC8 linkage group LG24, TLL_Latcal_v3, whole genome shotgun sequence genome, one interval contains:
- the dtx3la gene encoding E3 ubiquitin-protein ligase DTX3L1 translates to MGSVQSSDKLHCNRYLNGQGPPSLIQQANEEVNGIYSVVNGCQPEGQMTWVTLCRDLPGFPNDNTLQINYIFPDGIQTVKHPHPGEPYSGLRLCAYLPDNREGNRVLKLLEKAFDQKILFTVTTNQDGSDVVTSSIPLKIQPDGGSRDDGYPDPDYLKTVRKLLKDKGT, encoded by the exons aTGGGCTCTGTCCAGAGCAGTGACAAGCTCCACTGTAACCGCTATCTGAACGGACAGGGTCCTCCATCACTGATACAACAAG CTAATGAGGAGGTGAATGGAATATACAGCGTAGTGAATGGCTGCCAGCCAGAGGGCCAGATGACCTGGGTGACCCTCTGCAGAGACCTGCCAGGATTCCCTAATGACAACACCCTACAGATCAACTACATATTCCCAGATGGAATACAGACA GTGAAACACCCTCACCCTGGCGAGCCTTATTCAGGGCTGCGGCTCTGTGCTTACTTGCCTGACAACCGTGAGGGCAATAGGGTTCTCAAGCTGCTGGAAAAGGCCTTTGACCAGAAGATCCTGTTTACTGTTACCACCAATCAAGACGGAAGCGATGTTGTCACATCCTCCATACCCCTAAAAATACAACCAGATGGAGGGAGCAGAGA TGATGGCTACCCAGACCCTGACTACTTGAAGACTGTGAGAAAGCTACTGAAGGATAAAGGCACTTAA